aaatagcAAGACAAAGCTCCAGAAAATTGAATGTGAAAAATCATCTTCCACTTTCATCACTCTCCAGGAAAGTAGATTAATGTATTTACTTTTTGAAAAACTAATTTCTGTAACTCCCTGCTGAATAGCTGCCAGATCTATAGGCAAACAGAAACTGATGCAGctacttaaaaggaaaaaactctGAATATAGAAAAATTATCTATATAGCAGGTTTGCCAGCAATTTCGATACATTACACTCTAGAGATAATACTATGAACTGAAAAAGTCTTTAATTAAATCAAAGTCCATTAAAAAGTAGGTATATACATTCAGCTTTATGTAACAAAGACAGAAGAGATGTCAAGCAGTCTCAAAGTTGATAAAACTCTGCAATAAACTAGTTTTTAAACATATAATTCTAAATGAGATTTAGAGATTAAAGGGGTCAAAATTCTCTTAATTATCTTAGTCCAAATAAATGAAGATGAGATGCAGAAGGTATTTGGACACTACAAGAAAACCATTGGTGAAAACCCCCAACTCTTTGCATtgcaaaaagaagtaaaattgttattttttaagaatcaactgagatttcaggaaataatttaCAGAAGCATAGCCTCTTCAGCATTCAGATTTGTTTAGATTAGGTATCAAATCCTCAtaaggagagaaagagggaCTTTCAAGGTAAATTTTTTAGCACCTAAAGTAACATCTTTCTCTTGTTCCACCTTCTGCTGAACTGTGTATGCATCCATGGACTACAAAACAAATCTCTGGCACCAACTATCATAATTTACAGCCCTAAAATAACTAAAGAGTATAAGGTAGAACAAAGATCAAGGGAGATTTTTCAAATAGGCAGCAGAAATTTCTTGCACTGTTGCCGGAGCATTTCTGCATAGCTAGCATCATGTCTTCTGggagaaggaaatgcttttaataAAGTCCAAGAGAATTCCAGAAGATTTCTGGATTGCCTATTAATTTTAATACATTCACATATTCCCCCTCACAGAGCATTAATCCTCCTACTTTGATATCTTTTATTCCCTAGCAAGTAGAACCAGGTAGAGCTATATTACTGACAAGTTTCAAGTTCCTCCCCCCCATCTCTCCCCAAAAAAGGTAGTTTTAATGTATGTAGGTCACTTCAAatgtaatgtctcctatttatttccatggaaactacaatagttacaaagagcacagcaacactatttgatagagcaaattctcagctacaaaacacagtttttcaacacagtcaccaccattagccaaTATGGGCAGATGAGTTGATTGAGccactcttcattttgtggtgtgacagctgtgcatggccatctggaatgtGGATTGTCTTTCACGTCACTTTTGTATTGCTGTTTCCACTACTGAAACGCACCACCCTCCTTCCCTCTGTCACATTCAtcatttggtctccataaatgttcagtaagCAACAATGAATATCAACgtgtgaatttttttcctcacagagaaattcagtttcaccCCTTTGATTCATATGCACTTCTGCaccagacaccattctgtcagacatCAACTAAATGCAATGGAATGGTtggaaagttcaacctctgtTGCTGTaacatcaacatctgcctctaaTGTCTTGGGCTAAACTAATGAAATAGGAATCACAACTTCCATCTCACTATTTCAGTATTTACCTTGGTGGAATCAAGCACCCAGgcttaaaatgtaaattattctTTACATTAAAGTTTTACTTTCTATATCAAAACTTTCCAGATCTTTTCCAGTTACCACTCTATTTTTATACTTACCAAGAATAAATAAGTTTATTTTCCTATGCTCTTACATAGAAGCTGTTGTTGTCCAGGTGTTAAAGGATGTCTTCCATGGGCTCTTTTGTACTTCCATCTACACTTTAAACATTTTCAAGGTGCTAAAGTCAGAGATCTGCTTATTAAACATCTAAATCAGATGTCTGAAAAGGTGAACTGTCCTCAAGCAGCACTAACACACAGGGCTGCCAGATACAAAGCATAGATCTAGACACTTGTCAGACTGCCAACTTTCTTGCCCAGACAAGATCACATGGTCCACAGTAGTGCCTGAGGAGGTCACAAGAAGTTGATTCCTGCTTTCATTCCTCTGTAAGGATCCAGGCAGTGGATCTCATCTAATAATGCTTCAGAACACAAAGCAGCTGGTTCTAGGaaagttgtattttcttctgaagtacaGAGTCCTTGTTCACCACAGAATATCAGAATTGAATGTTAAGACTGATATCCCTTCTTCATTATCATCAGCTGAACCTCACTGCAAAGCTTTACACAGGTGCCAGCACTGTCAGTGTTAGTACTGCACCTGCTTCATGAGGGAACGGAGTGTGACAATCTATCTGGATTTCAGTTTATTAAATTTATCCAGTGCTAACTGGTGCTCCAGGGAACAttcaatttcaatttcaaattcaattttaattttgtgaaaAGGTACTTTCAAACACACAGCAATCATCATATTGAAAACCAAAATAAAGCAAGCTTTCAATTGTCTGGCTAGCAAGTATTTGAAAAAATCTTGTTGTAGGCAATAGCTGTAACAAAGAACAGGGTTGCTGCTTTTAGAGTACATGgaaaagcatataaaataaatgaacacaACCCTTTGATTCCAGTAATTCTCGTGACAAATTTGCCTCTTAATTCTAGCGAACCTCTAATCCACTAATAGAGAAGCATAAGCTCTATTTTAAGTTGTACACAGCATAATGAATAGCTATAATTACTTCAGCGGAATAAGGAACATTATCAACCAATATGCACTGTGACTCAGgcaagttttttattttgtcagcaGTTGGAACATACAGCTGCTCATATTTGTTAGTATTTCACAATCAGCATTACATTTATTTACTCATTTACAAACTGCTATGAAGtgctactttttttctcttcctagcCAAATGAATTACAAACTATAGACATCACAAACACTATACAGAAATATGAATTACACATAAATGGGATACAAAgatgggagggaaggaaaagagaaagaagtgtTTGCTCTTAAACACGTAACCCAAGTTCTCACGAAAAAGTATTCTAATGGCTTAGAAGACCGTGCTGTATGCTGAATACACAGTAACATATCCACTTCAGTCTAATACTTGCCAGGCAAATCACAAAGCCCTCTCAAGCTACAGCAGCATATAATTTCTTTGAATGTTTTCCTGAGCTCCTGACTCCGAAATGCATAGATAAGTGGATCAATGATGGAATTGCACATGATGAGGATAAGGTAGAAGTTAAAGTGGGACATGAAGCAAACACAGTAAGGGTTGTAGGGGCAGGAGATGTAGAAAATGAGGTGCAGAAAAAACGGGGCCCAGCACACAACAAAAACTCCAATGAGTATAGTGAGAGTGATGGCCCCTTTCATGTTGGCCCCCTGGCGAATGGGGCCAGTCCCTGGTAGAACTGCTATCTTCTTGATGTGCATCCGAGCCATCATGAACATGTGAACATAAAGGGATGCCATGAGAATGAGCATGGTGAAGAACATGCTGATAAGGCAGATGATGACAACGCTACTGTCAGAGTaaataatgaacaaaatgcCTGAGACAGTGCAAGCAGCCCAAATGCATGTGATGATGACCCCTACGCGCTTGACCGTCATGATATTATGGTACTGGAGGGCATAAAAGATAGTAAAATACCTGTCCACTGCTATTGAGAGGAGACTGCAAATTGATGCAAGCAGGGAACTGCAAATCACTGAGTCAATGACATTGTCAATGTTTATGGTAAAGCTCTGTGCATCTGTATCTGTATTGTTTAGCAGCGTGATGACAATAGTTTCTGATCCATTAGATACACTCACTAGCATGTCAGCCACTGCCAAGCTACAGATGAAGAAGTACATGGGTGAATGGAGGTTCTTGTTCTTGGCTATTGCCACAATGACCAAGACGTTCTCCAGCAAGCTGATGATGCCCAGAGTCACAAACACTTCAGGGGATACAAAGAGTTGTTCATAGCAGCCTCCCGAGGAGTGGCCCTTTGCACTGGGCTCGCTGGCACCCCTGTGCAGTCCGTTGCTGTGGTTCCAGAAATGGAGAGGCTGGAGTGTCCCACGATGCTGGGTGAAATTCATCTTACGCAGAAACCCTCTCAGCTTCCTGCTTTTAAAACTGTCCTTTTTGCATTCCTCTGAAAtcctccttttgcttttcagtttgggaagaaaagaaaaataaggcagCACTGCGGCAGACAGTCGTTCAGAGCAGTTTGCTGTTGTAAAATAAGGTTTCAAACTCAGAGATGCTGGTTTGCGCTCTCACAGATGCAGATTCTGATCATCATCACATTTCATCTCGGTGATCTGTATCACTGAGTCCCAACAGTATGGAAGTTTGCATCCGATTCTCCCTTAAGTTCACTTCTTGCTTAGTTCACTATTATGCtgcaggtctttttttttttttaacccttccATTGAGAGAGGTAAATGTAAAAGGCTTAGGTGACTGCTGCCGAGCAGAAACTAATTTCAAACTCCAAGCACCAGTCTCGCTGTCAGGAAGTGCATGCTGACTGCCTGCTTTATGGTgtgtagaggaaaaaaactctGCACTCTCCGCCTCTGCTTTGCCTTTCAGCCAATGGGACTCGGCGCTGCAGAAAGTCAAGGGGCTGCTAATTCTGAGTCTCTCTGAAACATCACACAGTACTGCAGACTTGGATGCTGCACGAGCTTCCAGTAGCAACAGGCAAGCAGAGGGGCTACAAGAGATCTATCTTCCTTCtttaattttcagaataatATATTAACAGTGACTTTGTATTAGCAACGTTATAGCAGCGTACTACCAGTCttacagaatatcctgagctgaACTGgtgggtttttattttcagactgtGATCTGCCTCTTCTGTGGCATAtagctgctctgctttgtgtatCGGGCAAAATAGAAAAGGGACTaggaagcaagaaaatatttatctcctactgcttctttctttcagacCTCCCACACATTGTTAATTTTTCTATGCCTCAGTTTTCCACTTGCAAGACACAGTGTAGTAAGGCTACATTATAATACTAGCTAAGCTGGTTGTAATTTTCAAGGAATGGAGACCATTCAATGACCAAAAATAAGGAGGCCAAAGACTTAAGTAGCTTAATAaattttcctaaagaaaataattttatcccATATAATACTCTTCTTCATCATCTTATTTCCATGAGGGAAAATATAATAGAGTTAAATCCTGAAGCCTTGTCACCATCAGGAATTAAGAtgctgcacaggaaaaaaaaaaaaggacagtgcCTAGAACAGGTGAAGGAAAGCAACAGGAGACAATGTAGTAGCCTGTGGGAAATGTGGCTGAGACACAAGTAATGACACCAAATCATGAATAAATCTAGTAAAATCCATCCAAATGTCTGTCCCTGTGTTTACCTGACATGAGCTGAAAGTCAGCTTGAGTGCTGCCTGATAAGGAAAGCCCTTGAGAAGAAGGAGTAGAATgtcaaataaatacaaagaaacagaGGCAAAAGTAGTTTTAGTGTTTCAAGAAGTGCAATTAAAGactaaaaaacaaatatatgaaAAGAAGCCTAAAGTATAGGTGGATTTTTAAGTTACAAAAGCTATGTGAGAGTCAGTTGTTACACCTGAGTGTAATTTTTGCAGTGATGTGGTTTGAATGATTATTTCCAGTAGCCTAAGAGAAAGGCTATGGAAGCATCTGTATCTGGTGCAGGAATCCGttttcctcaaaatatttttcatcttccaTGCATTAGCCATTTTCCAAATGAAAGCTAAAGAGACACAGGAACATGGCATGCTTGTGGAAGCACATCTATCTGTACTCAACATCCCAGCATCAGGATGAAGCACAGTTTTACTTTCATATTTGGATTTAATTCAATGGTTATGAAGATTTGTATCAGAAGAAAAGCCTCAGCCAATTGTTTGTGGGCCTTCTCCCAGATAGATTACTTCACAGAGCTGAAACCCAAACACTCAAACAAAATAACTTCAGGCAGAGGAAACCTCATCATCATTCACCAGCAACATCCTTGCAACCAGGACTCAAAAAGATGCATTATCTAGCTACTGGCTCCTGGGCAAGTAGCTGTAACTCCTGCTACAGATAGGACTTGTATACCTAACCCTTAAAGGCATAGCTACACTGGGAGAACAGAGACAATTTATAGGAAGACTGACGTGTGAGAGCAGCATCTTCCCAGacaatgcatttttctgcacTGACAGCCAGAAGTGTGTCAACTGCAAGGCACATCAGGGAAGCAGTTGTTCAGCATCCACTGCTCCTTGCATGGCACACAACACAGGGACTTCTATCCTTGGCTTACTTTGGTGGACCCAGAGGAGTAGAGGCTGGtaagagaagagagaagctgCCTCCAGgagttctgttctgttctgtttccctCATCtggcttttccctttctctgcacATTATCTCTGTTTTCATCTCCAGCTATAGCCAGAGAGTAAATGTAAAGATAAATCATTAGCCTTCTCTGGCTAGAAGGTAAAATGTGTCATATGAGTACTTCTTTAGATGAGAAAAGATGcatgtttaaatatttctacGGTAGAAGATGGATATCTGCCTCTGGCTCCCACttaacaaaactgaaatcatACAATTCTAAAATAGCACAGAGGAACTTTATCATGCCTGAAAGTGTACTAAtatgtaagatttttttaatgatggaTAACAGGGGTAATATACTAAAGctgtttcttaaattttaaaaaacaaacttgagCTAATATTTCTTGCATGTATTGTAAGTGATTTTCAGTACCATAAGAAAACTGCAGTGTCTGAAGAAAATTGATAAAGTATGTATTAAGCTGTATTAACACAAGCTCCAGAGCTTAGAAGAAACTTCAATGAAGATTTGATACTAGTCTTCCCTTTCAATATAATGAGGAATCATATGATAAAAGATATTATTTTAACTAGTCTTACAAAATATCAATTTTAATAATTCTTCCTACATATTTTACCCTTGTCCTATGTTCCATTTCCAGCTATCCTCCAACATCCACTCTCCAGATAGGGTTTCCATCATCTCCTGCTtacaacattttgaaatgtcaAGTGATAATATAACAGTTGCTTTTGAAAGTCAGAAAAAAGCTTTCACTGGAGCCATCAAGTATATAAAATACCAATGAAGATACAGGAAGAGAAGATGAGTCAGAATAAGGCTGCAttggcctggagaagaaaaagaaaggcagagttATTTAGCACAGTCACATTCCTGCTTAAGGCCTGTGAATATTTGAATCCCATGTGTATGTTGCTCAAGCACAGAGATTAGATTTACTATTTCCATGTCTGTCCATAGAAACAGAGGAGAAATTGTAAGAAGCTCATTAGAAGGAAGATCCAAGCAAGTAGATTATCAAAACAGTATTATTTTCCATTGAGTCTGACACAAGCGTGAAAATGTATCAATACAAAAAAGGCTATCACAAACTTCAGATGCTATCCTAGAACacaagaaatgcagagaacTAATACTGGTTTTGGATGTAATAAAAGTGATGCCTGTTGcatacagcaaagaaaattcGCACGGTAGGTCACTAGTTCTGCAGCATAGAACTTGAGAAGTTTGTGTGCAATGTTACTAtccagaaaaagagagaaagaaaaaaaaaggtactataataaataaattattattctttgtGTTTGTATAAATTCAAACAACAATTTAGCCAATCTGGTCACCAAAAAGCACCGAAATGTATATTCTGCaggcaaataaaacatttcctacTTGAATATACTGCGAATGTGTGTGTGGAAAATTTCCCATTAAAATTCCATGAGTTCTGGGGCTTTGAgtgcttaaatatttaaatctgaTCTCATTTCAGCTTTAGGCAATTACTGTTTTGATCATGGAGATCGTTTATATATAGTCAATGCAGTAGTCACTATCCTTGACCAAACTTTTTCCCTCACAACCGCTCTCTCCCAAATAATCAATTTTCTCTTATTTGCTTTTACATTCAAATGGTTCTCTGCTCATACTCATCAGAAGCACTCTGTATAAATAACTCTAGAATCTGCTTAGTTTTAGTATCTGTCTCCAAATAACTCTCCATGGACCAGCATGCAGGATTAAGTATAAATTAAACATTGCTCTTCATCCAGTTCAGCAAATAATCCTGAAATTGtcaatttctcattttgttttatgcccaaaa
The DNA window shown above is from Meleagris gallopavo isolate NT-WF06-2002-E0010 breed Aviagen turkey brand Nicholas breeding stock chromosome 3, Turkey_5.1, whole genome shotgun sequence and carries:
- the MC4R gene encoding melanocortin receptor 4; translated protein: MNFTQHRGTLQPLHFWNHSNGLHRGASEPSAKGHSSGGCYEQLFVSPEVFVTLGIISLLENVLVIVAIAKNKNLHSPMYFFICSLAVADMLVSVSNGSETIVITLLNNTDTDAQSFTINIDNVIDSVICSSLLASICSLLSIAVDRYFTIFYALQYHNIMTVKRVGVIITCIWAACTVSGILFIIYSDSSVVIICLISMFFTMLILMASLYVHMFMMARMHIKKIAVLPGTGPIRQGANMKGAITLTILIGVFVVCWAPFFLHLIFYISCPYNPYCVCFMSHFNFYLILIMCNSIIDPLIYAFRSQELRKTFKEIICCCSLRGLCDLPGKY